From the Rhodoferax sp. WC2427 genome, one window contains:
- a CDS encoding GDSL family lipase — protein sequence MSVFSLRRAVLGLACASAVLLAACGSSSVESQLKPNRIIAFGDAFSVVTPGASFTVNDSAINTWLGQIASSYGMTVAPVASGGYVYAQPNARIKLTPDAAGSTTTQTVTQQIDTFLASGVALGDNDIVTINAGISDLVVEMNAVNAGTETSATMVANATQYGKDLGAQVRRLVAAGGKHVVVVGTYNLGVNPWAASLNQSGLLQSASSNFNNAMLVSVADLGANVLYIDAAYYFNLLAGTDHNNYAISNVTGLACSSVDSGAGIGTGTGQVNASKCSPSTLNPAITANSAGVTYDQYLFADNLYFTPIAQRLFGLYAYGRIHLRW from the coding sequence ATGTCCGTTTTTAGCTTGCGCCGCGCCGTTTTGGGGCTGGCCTGCGCCTCGGCCGTCTTGTTGGCCGCCTGCGGCTCCAGCAGCGTCGAGTCGCAGCTGAAGCCCAACCGCATCATTGCGTTTGGCGATGCCTTCAGCGTGGTCACCCCCGGCGCCAGCTTCACCGTCAACGACTCCGCCATCAATACCTGGCTGGGCCAAATCGCCAGCAGCTACGGCATGACCGTGGCGCCCGTGGCCAGCGGCGGCTATGTGTACGCGCAGCCCAATGCCCGCATCAAACTCACGCCCGATGCCGCCGGTAGCACCACCACCCAAACCGTGACGCAGCAGATCGACACCTTCCTGGCCAGTGGCGTGGCCCTGGGCGACAACGACATCGTGACCATCAACGCCGGCATCAGCGACCTGGTGGTGGAGATGAATGCCGTGAACGCAGGCACCGAAACCTCGGCCACGATGGTGGCCAACGCCACCCAGTACGGCAAGGACCTGGGCGCGCAAGTGCGCCGCCTGGTGGCCGCTGGTGGCAAGCACGTGGTGGTGGTGGGAACCTACAACCTGGGAGTCAACCCTTGGGCGGCTTCGCTGAACCAGTCTGGACTGCTGCAAAGCGCCAGTAGCAACTTCAACAATGCCATGCTGGTGTCTGTCGCTGACCTGGGTGCCAACGTGCTCTACATCGACGCGGCCTACTACTTCAACCTGCTGGCCGGTACCGACCACAACAACTACGCGATCTCCAACGTCACCGGTCTGGCCTGCAGCTCGGTGGATTCGGGTGCGGGCATCGGCACCGGCACGGGGCAGGTCAACGCTTCGAAGTGCTCCCCCAGCACCCTCAACCCGGCCATCACCGCCAATTCGGCCGGTGTGACCTATGACCAGTACCTGTTTGCCGACAACCTGTACTTCACGCCGATTGCGCAGCGCCTGTTTGGCCTGTACGCCTATGGCCGGATCCACCTGCGCTGGTAA
- a CDS encoding L-threonylcarbamoyladenylate synthase: protein MLLSGQDPAAIQQAAQALAHGALLGLPTETVYGLAADASSDAAVAKIFTAKGRPSDHPLIVHIASGGDGVAHFASQVPAFAQALMDAFWPGPLTLILPRRLGVGTAAAGGQDSIGLRCPAHPVAQAVLQACAALGVAGLAAPSANQFGRVSPTTAAHVQSEFGPDLLVLDGGPCTMGIESTIVDCTRGVPVLLRPGSIGREQIEAACGQPLRDKDAVANAPRASGTLEAHYAPTAKVRLMTAAALQTALDLLGTGLDGQSVAIAVYARQPMRSRSAQVVCKPMPTDAAAAAQALFAALRDFDALGVRLIWVETPPDTPEWEGVRDRLQRASVA from the coding sequence ATGCTGCTGTCCGGCCAGGACCCCGCGGCCATCCAGCAAGCCGCCCAGGCATTGGCCCACGGTGCGCTGCTGGGCCTGCCCACCGAAACGGTGTACGGGCTGGCGGCTGACGCGTCCAGCGACGCGGCGGTGGCCAAGATCTTCACCGCCAAGGGCCGCCCCAGCGACCACCCGCTGATCGTGCACATCGCCTCTGGCGGGGATGGCGTGGCGCATTTCGCGTCCCAGGTACCCGCCTTTGCCCAGGCGCTGATGGACGCGTTCTGGCCCGGCCCGCTGACGCTGATCCTGCCGCGCCGTCTTGGCGTGGGCACCGCGGCGGCGGGCGGGCAAGACAGCATCGGCCTGCGCTGCCCGGCCCACCCGGTCGCCCAGGCAGTGCTGCAAGCCTGCGCCGCCCTGGGCGTGGCCGGGCTGGCAGCCCCCAGCGCCAACCAGTTTGGCCGCGTCAGCCCCACCACGGCGGCCCATGTGCAGTCCGAGTTCGGCCCCGACCTGCTGGTACTGGACGGCGGGCCGTGCACCATGGGCATCGAGTCCACCATCGTGGACTGCACCCGGGGCGTGCCGGTGCTGCTGCGCCCCGGCAGCATTGGCCGCGAACAGATCGAAGCCGCCTGCGGCCAGCCGCTGCGCGACAAGGACGCGGTAGCCAACGCCCCGCGCGCCTCCGGCACGCTGGAGGCGCATTACGCGCCCACGGCCAAAGTGCGGCTGATGACCGCTGCCGCGCTGCAAACCGCGCTGGACCTCCTGGGCACCGGCCTGGACGGCCAGTCGGTAGCGATTGCCGTGTACGCCCGCCAGCCGATGCGCAGCCGCTCGGCCCAGGTGGTGTGCAAGCCCATGCCCACGGACGCTGCCGCCGCGGCCCAGGCGCTGTTTGCCGCGCTGCGCGATTTCGATGCCCTGGGCGTGCGCCTGATCTGGGTGGAAACGCCCCCCGACACCCCCGAATGGGAAGGCGTGCGCGACCGGTTGCAGCGCGCTTCGGTCGCATAA
- a CDS encoding 5-(carboxyamino)imidazole ribonucleotide synthase: MSGPILPGATLGVMGGGQLGRMFIHAAQRMGYFTAVLDPDPASPAGRVSHHHIQAGYLDAPGLGQLAETCDAITTEFENVPSSALARLAVYTTVSPAASAVAIAQDRAAEKAHFVRCGVPCAPYAVIDTPEQLAAVDETLLPGILKTTRLGYDGKGQARVADRAALAAAWADMHSVPCVLEKMLPLEAECSVIVARGADGQMVHLPPQRNLHRDGILAVTEVYEENMPLPLMEQAVAAAKSIANELQYVGVLCVEFFVLQDGSLVVNEIAPRPHNSGHASMDCCDVSQFELQVRTLTGLPLVQPRQHSPAIMLNLLGDLWFVRSEQAATPPWADVLALPGAHLHLYGKASANKGRKMGHLTLTGPTASAVRATALQAAALLGIEAF, encoded by the coding sequence ATGAGCGGCCCCATCCTTCCCGGGGCCACGCTGGGCGTGATGGGCGGCGGCCAACTGGGCCGGATGTTCATCCACGCGGCCCAGCGCATGGGCTATTTCACCGCCGTGCTCGACCCGGACCCGGCCAGCCCGGCCGGGCGCGTCAGCCACCACCATATCCAGGCCGGCTACCTGGACGCGCCGGGCCTGGGCCAGTTGGCAGAGACCTGCGACGCCATCACCACCGAGTTTGAAAATGTGCCGTCGTCGGCCCTGGCCCGCCTGGCGGTGTACACCACGGTGTCGCCCGCGGCGTCGGCCGTGGCCATCGCCCAGGACCGCGCGGCCGAAAAAGCCCATTTCGTGCGCTGCGGCGTGCCCTGCGCGCCCTATGCGGTGATCGACACGCCAGAGCAACTAGCTGCAGTGGACGAAACGCTGCTGCCCGGCATCCTGAAAACCACCCGCCTGGGCTACGACGGCAAGGGCCAGGCCCGCGTGGCCGACCGCGCCGCGCTGGCCGCGGCCTGGGCCGACATGCACAGCGTGCCCTGCGTGCTGGAGAAAATGCTGCCGCTGGAGGCCGAGTGCTCGGTGATCGTGGCGCGCGGTGCCGACGGCCAGATGGTGCACTTGCCACCCCAGCGCAACCTGCACCGCGACGGCATTCTGGCCGTCACCGAAGTCTATGAAGAAAATATGCCTCTACCGCTGATGGAACAAGCGGTAGCAGCTGCAAAATCCATAGCAAACGAGTTGCAGTACGTGGGCGTGCTGTGCGTAGAGTTTTTCGTGCTGCAAGACGGCAGCCTGGTGGTCAACGAGATCGCCCCGCGCCCGCACAACAGCGGCCACGCCAGCATGGACTGCTGCGATGTGTCGCAGTTCGAGCTGCAGGTGCGCACCCTCACCGGCCTGCCGCTGGTGCAGCCGCGCCAGCACAGCCCGGCCATCATGCTGAACCTGCTGGGCGACCTGTGGTTTGTGCGCTCCGAGCAAGCCGCCACGCCCCCTTGGGCGGACGTGCTGGCCCTGCCCGGCGCGCACCTGCACCTGTACGGCAAGGCCAGCGCCAACAAGGGCCGCAAAATGGGCCACCTGACGCTGACCGGCCCCACCGCGTCCGCCGTGCGCGCCACCGCCCTGCAGGCCGCGGCGCTGCTCGGCATCGAGGCGTTCTGA
- the purE gene encoding 5-(carboxyamino)imidazole ribonucleotide mutase produces MTSIQIGVVMGSSSDWDTMQHAVQILQQFGIAHEARVVSAHRMPDDMFAYAEAAAGRGLKAIIAGAGGAAHLPGMLAAKTTVPVLGVPVGTKHLSGVDSLYSIVQMPKGIPVATFAIGNAGAANAALFAVALLANENPALRAQLEAFRAAQTEVARNMTVPPAPPVL; encoded by the coding sequence ATGACTTCTATTCAAATTGGTGTGGTGATGGGTTCCAGCTCCGACTGGGACACCATGCAGCATGCGGTGCAGATTCTCCAACAGTTTGGCATTGCGCATGAGGCACGCGTCGTATCGGCCCACCGCATGCCCGACGATATGTTTGCCTACGCCGAAGCCGCCGCCGGGCGCGGGCTCAAGGCCATCATCGCAGGTGCCGGAGGTGCCGCCCATCTGCCGGGCATGCTGGCGGCCAAAACCACCGTGCCGGTGCTGGGCGTGCCGGTGGGTACCAAGCATTTGAGCGGCGTGGATTCGCTGTACAGCATCGTGCAGATGCCCAAGGGCATCCCGGTGGCCACGTTTGCCATTGGCAACGCGGGCGCGGCCAACGCCGCCCTGTTTGCCGTGGCCCTGCTGGCCAATGAAAACCCGGCCCTGCGCGCGCAACTGGAAGCCTTCCGCGCTGCGCAGACCGAGGTGGCCCGCAACATGACCGTGCCGCCTGCACCGCCCGTGCTATGA
- the trxA gene encoding thioredoxin, whose amino-acid sequence MIDVTFANFETEVIAASMTTPVLVDFWAPWCGPCKVIGPMLEKLEADYAGRFKLVKIDSDQEQQLAEAFGIRSIPTCILVVNGQPVDGFQGALPEGKIKEFLDKHVPEGAPLDAEPSEAEQALALAEAGDTDAALAKLADALALDPANDDARFDYVRLLTQAGHLEEAEAALQPTRKYIPLQLRFEALLQWIGALNFAAIHADGTGDTAEFDVKIAANKRDFDARFAKGRILMAQGEWTAAMDELLEIIMRDKKWNDEAPRKAFIAILELLTPPKPKASADAGNKTAGGIELSGNSVAAQDPQAQLVATYRRRLSMVLN is encoded by the coding sequence ATGATCGACGTTACCTTTGCCAACTTTGAAACCGAGGTCATTGCCGCCTCCATGACCACCCCGGTGCTGGTCGATTTCTGGGCCCCGTGGTGCGGTCCGTGCAAGGTCATCGGCCCCATGCTGGAGAAGCTGGAGGCCGACTACGCGGGCCGCTTCAAGCTGGTCAAGATCGACTCCGACCAGGAGCAGCAACTGGCGGAAGCCTTCGGCATCCGCAGCATCCCCACCTGCATTTTGGTGGTCAACGGCCAGCCGGTGGACGGCTTCCAGGGCGCGCTGCCCGAGGGCAAGATCAAGGAATTCCTCGACAAGCATGTGCCCGAGGGCGCGCCGCTGGATGCCGAGCCGTCTGAGGCCGAACAAGCCCTGGCCCTGGCCGAGGCGGGCGACACCGACGCCGCCCTGGCCAAGCTGGCCGATGCCCTGGCGCTGGACCCGGCCAACGACGATGCCCGCTTTGACTACGTCCGCCTGCTCACCCAGGCCGGCCACCTGGAAGAGGCCGAAGCCGCACTGCAACCCACCCGCAAATACATCCCCTTGCAGTTGCGCTTTGAAGCCCTGTTACAGTGGATTGGTGCTCTTAATTTCGCAGCTATCCACGCCGATGGAACGGGCGATACAGCCGAATTTGACGTAAAAATCGCCGCCAACAAGCGCGACTTCGATGCCCGCTTTGCCAAAGGCCGCATCCTGATGGCCCAGGGCGAATGGACCGCCGCCATGGACGAGCTGCTGGAAATCATCATGCGCGACAAGAAGTGGAACGACGAAGCCCCCCGCAAGGCCTTCATCGCCATCCTGGAGCTGCTCACCCCGCCCAAGCCCAAAGCCAGCGCGGATGCAGGCAACAAGACCGCAGGCGGGATTGAGCTGTCTGGCAACTCCGTAGCAGCCCAAGACCCGCAGGCGCAGTTGGTGGCTACCTATCGTCGGCGGCTGAGCATGGTGCTGAATTGA
- the phnE gene encoding phosphonate ABC transporter, permease protein PhnE yields MKLAANETYKLPPALFHARSKALWFVLGVVALVGASFATLDLQWAKFLSTDALQRMGRFVAELLVPNTTPAFLRKLLTATLETLAMSALGTLLAVVCGLALALPASKTHAEDKALWRGPTRALLNALRSIPELVWATLLLVAAGLGPFAGTLALALHTTGVLGRLFAESLENAPDGPAQALRARGVGAVQVLLYACLPQVLPQLVSYTLYRWENNIRAATVLGVVGAGGLGQMLAFHMGLFQMPETSTVLVAMLVLVALVDGLSSGVRWVLMR; encoded by the coding sequence GTGAAACTTGCCGCCAACGAGACTTACAAGCTGCCCCCGGCACTGTTCCACGCCCGCTCCAAGGCCCTGTGGTTCGTCCTCGGCGTGGTGGCACTGGTGGGGGCCAGCTTTGCCACGCTGGATTTGCAGTGGGCCAAATTCCTCTCCACCGACGCGCTGCAGCGCATGGGCCGCTTTGTGGCCGAGCTGCTGGTGCCCAACACCACACCGGCCTTTCTGCGCAAGCTGCTGACCGCCACGCTGGAGACCCTGGCCATGTCGGCCCTGGGCACGCTGCTGGCGGTGGTCTGCGGCCTGGCGCTGGCCCTGCCCGCCAGCAAAACCCACGCCGAGGATAAGGCGCTGTGGCGCGGCCCCACGCGGGCGCTGCTGAATGCGCTGCGCAGTATCCCCGAGCTGGTGTGGGCCACGCTGCTGCTGGTCGCCGCCGGGCTGGGGCCGTTTGCCGGTACGCTGGCGCTGGCCCTGCACACCACCGGCGTGCTAGGCCGCCTGTTTGCCGAGAGCCTGGAGAACGCCCCCGACGGCCCGGCCCAGGCCCTGCGCGCGCGTGGTGTGGGTGCTGTGCAAGTGCTGCTGTACGCCTGCCTGCCCCAGGTGCTGCCGCAGTTAGTGAGCTACACCCTGTACCGCTGGGAAAACAACATCCGCGCCGCCACCGTGCTGGGCGTGGTGGGCGCGGGCGGCCTGGGCCAGATGCTGGCCTTCCACATGGGCCTGTTCCAGATGCCCGAGACCAGCACGGTGCTGGTGGCCATGCTGGTGCTGGTGGCGCTGGTGGACGGGCTGAGCAGCGGCGTGCGCTGGGTGTTGATGCGTTAA
- a CDS encoding PhnE/PtxC family ABC transporter permease, which translates to MPISPHLPRDSIRDPAWHSRLFWLLAATVLLWPLLVLTEFQPWVLLQPDSLRPTLRFVGDFFPPKLEPAFLWTVAQETWRTVAMATAGITLALLLAVPLTLLSVRVLSISALTGRMAPLGAGVRLAVRWLLVLLRSVPELVWALVFVRVVGLGPTSGVLAIALTYAGMLGKVYAEILESGEPAATQALLRHGTGRLQAFFYGLLPQNAGELTSYTVYRWECAIRSSAVLGFVGAGGLGQHMDASMKMFNGSEVSTMLLVFMVLVWLADCTSAWLRKGLA; encoded by the coding sequence TTGCCGATAAGCCCCCATCTTCCCCGCGACTCCATCCGCGACCCCGCCTGGCACAGCCGCCTGTTCTGGCTGCTGGCCGCCACCGTGCTGCTGTGGCCGCTGCTGGTGCTCACCGAATTCCAGCCCTGGGTGCTGCTGCAGCCCGACAGCCTGCGGCCCACGCTGCGCTTCGTGGGCGACTTTTTCCCGCCCAAGCTGGAGCCCGCCTTTTTGTGGACCGTGGCCCAGGAAACCTGGCGCACCGTGGCCATGGCCACCGCAGGCATCACCCTGGCGCTGCTGCTGGCGGTGCCGCTGACGCTGCTATCGGTACGGGTGCTGTCGATTTCTGCGCTGACGGGCCGCATGGCTCCGCTGGGCGCGGGCGTGCGGCTGGCGGTGCGCTGGCTGCTGGTGCTGCTGCGCAGCGTGCCCGAGCTGGTCTGGGCGCTGGTGTTTGTGCGCGTGGTGGGCCTGGGCCCCACCTCGGGCGTGCTGGCCATTGCGCTGACCTACGCGGGCATGCTGGGCAAGGTCTACGCCGAGATTCTGGAATCCGGTGAGCCCGCCGCCACCCAGGCCCTGCTGCGCCATGGCACCGGGCGGCTGCAAGCCTTCTTCTACGGCCTGCTGCCGCAAAACGCGGGCGAGCTGACCAGCTACACCGTCTACCGCTGGGAGTGCGCCATCCGCTCGTCTGCCGTGCTGGGCTTTGTGGGCGCAGGCGGCTTGGGCCAGCACATGGACGCGTCGATGAAGATGTTCAACGGCTCCGAAGTCAGCACCATGCTGTTGGTGTTCATGGTGCTGGTGTGGCTGGCGGATTGCACCAGTGCGTGGTTGCGCAAAGGGCTCGCGTGA
- a CDS encoding phosphonate ABC transporter ATP-binding protein, whose translation MQLQLLDTSARHPAAAAHAPAALRAVGLALAAGEQMAVIGPSGAGKTTLLHVLGCALRPAVGQVLLDGRDPWALARAQLQGLRRQLFIAPQVPPLPPRQRVVTAVLAGQLPSMGLWRSVRSLFYPVDIPAAEAALAQFDLADKLFERVDRLSGGERQRVGLARALVADARLWLVDEPLSALDPARAEQAMLALTQAAQARGTTLVASLHHVDMALAHFPRILGLREGAIVFDLPAAQVNRERLHRLYAQHLDELTGPAPEPMPALVSAPVVMHCR comes from the coding sequence ATGCAACTCCAACTCCTGGACACCTCGGCCCGCCACCCTGCTGCTGCCGCGCACGCCCCTGCCGCTCTGCGTGCGGTCGGTCTGGCGCTGGCCGCCGGGGAACAGATGGCGGTGATCGGGCCATCAGGGGCGGGCAAGACCACGCTGCTGCACGTGCTGGGCTGCGCGCTGCGGCCCGCTGTGGGTCAGGTACTGCTGGACGGGCGCGACCCCTGGGCGCTGGCGCGGGCCCAGCTGCAAGGCCTGCGCCGCCAGCTGTTCATCGCCCCGCAGGTGCCGCCGCTGCCGCCGCGCCAGCGGGTCGTCACTGCCGTGCTGGCCGGGCAACTGCCGTCCATGGGGCTGTGGCGCAGCGTGCGCAGCCTGTTCTACCCGGTGGACATTCCGGCGGCCGAGGCGGCGCTGGCGCAGTTCGACCTGGCCGATAAATTGTTTGAGCGGGTAGACCGCCTGTCGGGTGGCGAACGCCAGCGCGTGGGCCTGGCCCGGGCACTGGTGGCCGACGCCCGGCTGTGGCTGGTGGACGAACCCCTGTCGGCCCTGGACCCGGCCCGTGCCGAGCAGGCCATGTTGGCGTTGACCCAGGCCGCCCAGGCGCGCGGCACCACGCTGGTGGCCAGCCTGCACCACGTGGACATGGCGCTGGCGCACTTCCCGCGCATCCTGGGCCTGCGCGAGGGGGCCATCGTGTTCGACCTGCCCGCCGCGCAGGTGAACCGCGAACGGCTGCACAGGCTGTACGCCCAGCACCTGGACGAGCTGACCGGGCCGGCGCCCGAGCCTATGCCTGCGCTGGTCAGTGCCCCGGTGGTGATGCATTGCCGATAA
- a CDS encoding ATP-binding protein, with protein MMRTAEDLMQELLALDESHGIEAKRCTQVDRSVMETVCAFANEPGLGGGYLLLGVERDPQDLFGNAYQALGIANPDKLQSDLASQCASVFNRPVRPRISVETLGDKTVVVVFVPEAAPADKPIYLSNLGLPRGAYRRIGPTDQEGTEDDLIALYAGHQVDTYDAVVLEDASLEDIDPLAIEDYRKLRGQINPSAEELTWTDPDLLRALGCVKNQNTRAGIRLLPTVAGILLFGTALALRRCFPMMRIDYIRVAGRTWVEDPNHRFDTLEIRAPLFTAIRRATNTVRDELLQSGTVPEGSLVREDAPTLPLRVIREAIVNAVMHRSYRIHGAIQIIRYANRLEIRNPGHSIKAEEQLGEPGSETRNPHIAAVLHEVNMAETKGSGIRAMRELMLSHDLLPPTLESSRRPDQFVATFLFHHFLGPDDLVWLRRLTSETISDEEARALVFVREVGAIDNSSYRAINRTDTLNASAHLRRLRDLGLVDMKGSGSRTYYVPGDVMLMPADGHQSTADGHHPLTDGHHPLTDGHQSPSLPDGLKARIAATGMRPRKEILRSLITDICQWQPSSSREIAFILGKQDHKKILRNHLTPMVAEGVLAYTIPAMENHPDQRYTLPDLTLQNK; from the coding sequence ATGATGCGCACTGCCGAAGACTTGATGCAAGAGTTGCTTGCCCTCGATGAATCACACGGCATCGAGGCCAAGCGCTGCACGCAGGTGGATCGCTCGGTCATGGAAACCGTATGTGCCTTTGCCAATGAGCCTGGTCTGGGAGGCGGCTACTTGCTGCTGGGTGTGGAGCGTGACCCACAGGACCTTTTCGGCAATGCCTACCAAGCCCTAGGCATCGCCAATCCGGACAAGTTGCAATCCGACTTGGCGAGCCAATGCGCCAGTGTTTTTAATCGGCCCGTGCGACCCCGCATTTCGGTGGAGACACTAGGTGATAAAACGGTTGTCGTGGTTTTTGTTCCCGAGGCAGCCCCCGCTGACAAGCCTATTTATCTGTCAAATTTGGGCCTGCCGCGTGGTGCGTACCGGCGCATTGGCCCGACCGACCAAGAGGGTACGGAAGACGACCTCATCGCCTTGTATGCAGGCCACCAAGTGGATACCTACGATGCAGTGGTACTGGAAGATGCCAGTTTGGAAGACATCGACCCCTTGGCCATCGAGGACTATCGCAAGCTGCGCGGCCAAATCAACCCCAGTGCCGAAGAGTTGACCTGGACCGACCCCGATTTATTGCGTGCATTAGGCTGCGTTAAAAATCAGAACACCCGTGCGGGCATCCGGCTCTTGCCCACCGTCGCAGGCATCTTGTTGTTTGGTACCGCTTTGGCGTTGCGTCGCTGCTTTCCGATGATGCGCATCGACTACATCCGTGTAGCGGGAAGAACATGGGTGGAAGACCCCAACCACCGTTTCGATACGCTGGAAATACGCGCACCCTTGTTCACGGCCATTCGCCGTGCCACCAACACCGTGCGCGACGAGTTGCTGCAGTCCGGCACCGTGCCCGAAGGTTCTTTGGTGCGAGAAGATGCGCCTACTTTGCCTCTGCGGGTGATTCGCGAGGCGATTGTCAACGCGGTAATGCACCGCAGTTACCGCATTCATGGTGCCATCCAGATCATCCGCTACGCCAATCGGCTGGAAATCCGTAACCCCGGCCACTCCATCAAAGCAGAGGAGCAACTGGGTGAGCCAGGTTCGGAAACCCGCAACCCCCACATTGCCGCTGTACTGCACGAAGTCAATATGGCAGAAACCAAGGGCAGTGGCATCCGCGCCATGCGCGAACTGATGCTGAGCCACGACCTGTTACCGCCCACGTTGGAGTCGTCACGCAGGCCCGACCAATTCGTGGCCACCTTTCTGTTCCACCACTTTTTAGGTCCCGATGATCTGGTGTGGCTGCGCCGCCTGACCAGCGAGACCATCTCAGACGAAGAAGCCCGCGCGCTGGTTTTTGTGCGTGAGGTGGGGGCCATCGACAATTCGTCCTACCGCGCCATTAATCGTACCGACACCCTGAACGCCTCAGCCCATCTACGCCGACTGCGCGACCTGGGTTTGGTGGATATGAAAGGCAGTGGCAGCCGTACGTATTACGTGCCAGGGGATGTGATGCTGATGCCCGCGGATGGGCATCAGTCCACAGCGGATGGGCACCACCCCCTCACGGATGGGCACCACCCCCTCACGGATGGGCACCAGTCCCCCTCACTCCCGGATGGACTCAAAGCCCGCATTGCGGCGACGGGGATGCGCCCCAGAAAAGAGATTTTGCGATCATTGATTACGGATATATGCCAGTGGCAGCCGTCAAGTTCCCGTGAAATTGCCTTTATTTTGGGCAAGCAAGACCATAAGAAAATCCTGCGCAACCACCTCACCCCCATGGTGGCCGAAGGCGTTTTGGCCTACACCATCCCCGCCATGGAAAACCATCCAGATCAGCGTTACACCCTGCCTGACTTAACACTACAAAATAAATAG
- a CDS encoding putative selenate ABC transporter substrate-binding protein yields the protein MKRSFLQTALAVATLCFAGLTSAQQVLRLTAIPDEAPTELARKAAPLVKYLEGRLSMKVEFTPVSDYAAAVEALVNKQVDVAWFGGFTFVQANERSGGKIIPLVQREEDTKFRSVFITADPAIKALADLKGHTLSFGAPSSTSGHLMPRSFLLEAKVDPDKDLKRLAFSGAHDATIAAVAAGKVDAGALNISVWDKFVADKKVDTVKVHVFYTTPPYFDYNWSVHADMPVALREKLAKAFLDLSSATPEGKEVLELQRATRFIPTQPANYKGIEAAARSAGLLK from the coding sequence ATGAAACGCTCTTTCCTCCAAACCGCCCTGGCCGTGGCCACCCTGTGCTTTGCCGGGCTGACCAGCGCCCAGCAGGTGCTGCGCCTGACGGCCATCCCCGACGAAGCCCCCACCGAGCTGGCCCGCAAGGCCGCGCCGCTGGTCAAGTACCTGGAGGGCCGGCTTTCCATGAAGGTCGAGTTCACCCCGGTGAGCGACTACGCGGCGGCGGTCGAGGCGCTGGTCAACAAGCAGGTGGACGTGGCCTGGTTTGGCGGCTTCACCTTTGTGCAGGCCAACGAGCGCTCGGGCGGCAAGATCATCCCGCTGGTGCAGCGCGAGGAGGACACCAAATTCCGCTCGGTCTTCATCACCGCCGACCCGGCCATCAAGGCGCTGGCCGACCTGAAAGGCCACACCCTGAGCTTTGGCGCACCGTCCAGCACCTCCGGCCACCTGATGCCGCGCAGCTTTTTGCTGGAAGCCAAGGTCGACCCCGACAAGGACCTGAAACGCCTGGCCTTCTCGGGCGCACACGATGCCACCATCGCCGCCGTGGCTGCGGGCAAAGTGGACGCGGGCGCGCTCAACATCTCGGTGTGGGACAAGTTTGTGGCCGACAAAAAGGTCGACACCGTCAAGGTCCACGTGTTCTACACCACCCCGCCCTACTTCGACTACAACTGGAGCGTGCACGCCGACATGCCCGTGGCCCTGCGCGAGAAGCTGGCCAAAGCCTTTCTGGACCTGAGCAGCGCCACCCCCGAGGGCAAAGAAGTGCTGGAACTGCAACGCGCCACCCGCTTCATCCCCACCCAGCCCGCCAACTACAAGGGCATCGAAGCCGCAGCCCGCAGCGCCGGTTTGCTGAAATAG